One Diospyros lotus cultivar Yz01 chromosome 1, ASM1463336v1, whole genome shotgun sequence genomic window carries:
- the LOC127791858 gene encoding heavy metal-associated isoprenylated plant protein 3-like: MGHKSSEAGSDSEYSERRLRTKTRRNKKNSNKISPDGGLQFNDRRNRDNKRTIPEEGQVEMDYPQNKKKSVENNSDGHGGGKAEKAAQGKQPENSDHTDARKPPVRTAALLMDLCCDCEGCTKKISRTVTNFAGCDLVSIDKQAKTLTVKGTTNMIRALADLLARKFKKSVEIAPAEGGRGEERDMVVRGCDGATKAAGKELDGNKSNKPPVTTAELKMAVPCSGCGGHLRQIRKSVAKNKGCHSCEIFSDEMGKAVVSVTGTMDVINAVKEKLEKKLKTSVEITPSPPILGDLDHGGSENKRGRKQRKSAADG, from the exons ATGGGTCAT AAGAGCAGCGAGGCCGGAAGCGACAGCGAGTACAGCGAACGGCGGCTGAGGACGAAGACCCGGAGGAACAAGAAGAATAGCAATAAAATTAGCCCCGATGGAGGGTTGCAATTCAACGACCGTCGAAACAGGGACAACAAGAGAACTATTCCAGAAGAAGGACAAGTGGAAATGGACTACCcacaaaacaagaagaaaagcgTCGAGAACAACAGTGACGGCCACGGCGGCGGAAAGGCAGAGAAGGCTGCCCAAGGGAAGCAACCGGAAAATTCAGATCACACCGATGCCCGAAAG CCTCCAGTGAGGACGGCGGCGTTATTGATGGATCTGTGCTGTGACTGTGAGGGATGCACCAAGAAGATCTCCAGAACCGTCACCAACTTCGCAG GATGCGATCTTGTATCCATTGATAAGCAGGCGAAAACGCTGACAGTTAAAGGGACGACGAACATGATAAGGGCTCTGGCTGATTTGCTGGCGAGGAAGTTCAAAAAATCCGTGGAGATTGCCCCCGCAGAAGGCGGCAGAGGGGAGGAGAGAGACATGGTCGTCCGCGGCTGCGATGGAGCAACCAAGGCGGCGGGGAAAGAGTTAGACGGCAACAAATCCAACAAA CCTCCAGTGACGACGGCGGAGCTGAAGATGGCAGTGCCCTGCTCTGGGTGCGGCGGACATCTCCGCCAGATTCGTAAAAGCGTCGCCAAGAACAAAG GCTGTCATTCTTGCGAAATCTTCAGTGATGAAATGGGGAAGGCGGTGGTCAGCGTGACAGGGACAATGGACGTCATCAACGCCGTCAAGgagaaattggagaagaagCTCAAGACGTCGGTGGAGATAACCCCATCCCCACCAATATTGGGCGATTTAGACCACGGTGGCTCTGAGAATAAGCGAGGCCGGAAACAGAGGAAGTCCGCCGCCGACGGCTAA
- the LOC127791865 gene encoding LOW QUALITY PROTEIN: uncharacterized protein LOC127791865 (The sequence of the model RefSeq protein was modified relative to this genomic sequence to represent the inferred CDS: inserted 1 base in 1 codon) gives MTVLKRYVLRLFISLKYITANVVDRNNGRIVATASTVEHSLKSTLECGRSCNAKAAAVVGEVLAMRLKVEGLNQGQGRGIHVDVNKEIEKKXFKNRTKVWAIVNALKNNGAKLILDDDDNGTSRPRY, from the exons ATGACAGTGCTGAAGAGGTATGTGCTAAGATTGTTCATATCGTTGAAGTACATCACAGCAAATGTGGTGGACAGGAACAATGGACGCATTGTTGCAACGGCATCAACAGTTGAACATTCTCTCAAGAGCACGCTGGAGTGCGGCCGGTCTTGTAATGCAAAGGCAGCGGCTGTTGTGGGAGAGGTGTTGGCAATGCGACTGAAAGTGGAGGGTCTCAATCAGGGTCAGGGAAGAGGAATCCATGTCGATGTTAACAAAGAGATCGAGAAGA GGTTTAAGAACCGAACTAAGGTCTGGGCCATTGTGAATGCCCTCAAGAACAATGGAGCCAAACTCATTCTTGATGATGATGACAATGGCACTTCACGACCAAGGTACTAA